A window from Podospora bellae-mahoneyi strain CBS 112042 chromosome 1 map unlocalized CBS112042p_1, whole genome shotgun sequence encodes these proteins:
- the YPT52 gene encoding GTP-binding protein of the rab/ypt (COG:U; EggNog:ENOG503NVI3), which produces MASRGPPGARGMSNRFAQFKLVLLGESAVGKSSIVLRFVKDQFDSYRESTIGAAFLTQTISLDENTTVKFEIWDTAGQERYKSLAPMYYRNANCAVVVYDITQAASLDKAKSWVKELQRQANENIIIALAGNKLDLVTEQPDKRAIPTAEAEAYAKEAGLLFFETSAKTAENVQELFTAIAKKLPLDQVGPRHARPGQRPGVSLAPEGANTQAGGPCAC; this is translated from the exons ATGGCTTCCCGAGGACCCCCTGGCGCTCGCGGCATGAGCAACCGCTTCGCGCAGTTCAAGTTGGTCTTGTTAGGTGAATCTGCTGTGGGAAAGAGCTCGATAGTATTGCGCTTCGTCAAG GATCAATTTGACTCCTACAGGGAATCCACTATTGGTGCCGCCTTCTTAACACAGACCATTTCGCTCGACGAGAACACGACTGTCAAGTTTGAGATTTGGGATACCGCTGGCCAGGAACGTTACAAGTCCCTCGCTCCCATGTACTACAGGAATGCAAACTGCGCCGTTGTTGTCTATGATATCACGCAAGCC GCGTCGCTCGACAAGGCCAAGTCGTGGGTGAAGGAACTCCAACGACAAGCCAACGagaacatcatcatcgccctTGCCGGAAACAAGTTGGATTTGGTGACGGAGCAACCAGACAAGCGCGCCATCCCTaccgccgaagccgaggCCTACGCAAAGGAAGCcggccttctcttctttgaGACATCCGCAAAGACTGCCGAGAACGTTCAAGAGTTGTTTACTGCTATTGCCAAGAAACTTCCACTTGATCAGGTTGGGCCGAGACATGCCCGGCCTGGTCAGCGGCCCGGAGTCAGTCTTGCTCCCGAAGGAGCCAACACGCAAGCCGGTGGGCCCTGCGCGTGCTGA
- the MIC60 gene encoding MICOS complex subunit mic60 (COG:M; EggNog:ENOG503Q4FA) codes for MLRTSIRSVRALGSRPAAAVAGRQWQASAARRAVVSGQRFYAKPLVDEAKLPAAETLTAPATPPPPPPQTTPAATITPEQAPLTPPAPGPAVVPPPPPPVAPIVPKKKGFFRRLRNFLLKLVLLGVLGFGGGVWYSRINDNFHDFFTQYIPYGEEAVLYLEELDFRKRFPNVTNRVTGRRADTASEQVSIPAQSGASWRVADGDHAGRQSSGVAQKVVAAKDAVKDTVKDIVKPEPAAVTKAKKETAALPKVEAKDAALEKKAKGVEEKKEEVAVIPSAATSSKPKEFRAPDVNEPSVWPPASPIDPLSVPHADDAIVQQLVHMLNDIITVINYDGAADKYSQTIWKAKDEVSKVGERILSIKSAAEEEAAKQVKARIDSFDKHANDLVSRLEAIMLAQEQQWRQEFEAEVERLKHNYDDKIKLIQEREQKLSEQKLQNKLLEQAVELQRQFSRDIKKHVEEEREGRLGRIESLSRAVSELEKLTTGLNEVVDTNLRTQQLHVAVEAVRASLEDAHHPRPFIKELVALKEIAADDPVVDAAIASIHPSAYQRGISTSAELIDRFRRVAAEVRKASLLPEDAGVASHASSYLLSKVMFKKQGLAAGDDVESILTRTQTFLEEGDLDNAAREMNTLGGWAKTLSRDWLSEVRKVLEVQQALDSYSGPDRLSNSYSDTSARSDFT; via the exons atgTTGCGTACATCGATACGATCAGTGAGGGCGCTGGGCAGCAGGCCTGCGGCTGCCGTTGCCGGGCGCCAATGGCAGGCTTCCGCAGCCCGACGTGCGGTTGTCTCGGGTCAG AGATTCTATGCCAAGCCCCTCGTCGACGAAGCAAAGCTTCCCGCCGCTGAGACCCTTACTGCCCCAgcaactcccccaccacctcctccccagactACCCCCGCCGCGACGATTACTCCCGAGCAAGCACCCTTGACACCACCGGCCCCTGGCCCCGCCGTTgtaccccctcctcctcctcccgtcgCTCCGATCgtccccaagaagaagggcttCTTCCGCAGACTTCGCAACTTCCTCCTGAAGCTCGTACTTCTCGGTGTCCTCGGGTTTGGTGGCGGCGTTTGGTACTCCCGCATCAATGACAACTTCCACGACTTCTTCACCCAATATATCCCCTACGGCGAGGAGGCCGTTCTGTACCTTGAGGAGCTCGACTTTAGGAAACGCTTCCCCAACGTTACGAACCGGGTAACCGGCAGACGGGCCGATACGGCCAGCGAGCAAGTCAGTATCCCAGCCCAGAGCGGTGCGTCATGGAGGGTGGCCGATGGTGACCATGCCGGCCGCCAGTCGAGCGGTGTGGCCCAAAAGGTTGTTGCTGCGAAGGACGCCGTCAAGGACACTGTCAAGGATATCGTCAAGCCCGAGCCTGCTGCTGtaaccaaggccaagaaggagactGCGGCTCTTCCCAAGGTCGAAGCCAAGGATGCGGCTCtagagaagaaggccaagggtgtggaagagaagaaggaggaggttgctgtgATCCCGTCTGCCGCTACTTcttccaagcccaaggagTTCAGGGCCCCTGATGTCAACGAGCCTTCTGTGTGGCCCCCTGCTTCGCCAATCGATCCTCTGTCTGTTCCCCATGCCGACGATGCCATCGTTCAACAATTGGTTCATATGctcaacgacatcatcacgGTGATCAACTACGACGGTGCCGCCGACAAGTACTCCCAGACCATCTGGAAGGCCAAGGATGAGGTCAGCAAAGTCGGAGAGAGAATTCTCAGCATCAAGTCTGCcgcggaggaagaggctgcCAAGCAGGTCAAGGCCCGCATCGACTCATTCGACAAGCATGCCAACGACCTTGTGTCTCGTTTGGAGGCTATCATGCTGGCCCAGGAGCAGCAGTGGCGTCAGGAGTTtgaggctgaggttgagagATTGAAGCACAACTACGACGACAAGATCAAGCTGATTCAGGAGCGTGAGCAGAAACTTTCTGAGCAGAAGCTCCAGAATAAACTTTTGGAGCAAGCTGTCGAACTGCAGCGTCAGTTTTCTCGGGACATCAAGAAgcatgtcgaggaggagcgtGAAGGACGTCTTGGCCGTATCGAGTCTCTCTCCAGGGCTGTCTCTGAGCTCGAGAAGCTTACTACTGGTTTGAACGAGGTCGTTGACACCAACCTGCGCACCCAACAACTCCACGTCGCTGTTGAGGCCGTCCGTGCCAGCTTGGAGGatgcccaccacccccggccaTTCATCAAGGAGCTTGTCGCTCTCAAGGAGATCGCCGCTGACGACCCGGTTGTCGATGCGGCCATCGCATCCATCCACCCTTCTGCTTACCAGCGCGGTATTTCTACTTCCGCCGAGCTGATTGACAGATTCCGCCGCGTTGCCGCCGAGGTGCGCAAGGCGTCTCTTCTTCCCGAGGATGCTGGTGTCGCTAGCCACGCCTCTAGCTACCTCTTGAGCAAGGTGATGTTCAAGAAGCAGGGCTTGGCGGCCGGTGACGATGTTGAGAGTATTCTTACCCGCACTCAGAccttcttggaggagggcgaccTTGACAACGCGGCGCGTGAGATGAACACCCTTGGTGGGTGGGCCAAGACGCTGAGCAGGGACTGGCTGAGCGAGGTGCGcaaggtgttggaggtgcaGCAGGCTTTGGAC TCTTACTCCGGTCCGGACCGACTGAGCAATTCCTACAGTGACACATCAGCCCGGTCAGATTTCACCTGA